The DNA region CGCTCCCCCTATCCCATTAGTATCAGCCTACGGATGCATAGCGATCGCCTGGTATTCCAGGCTACTAACAGCGTGAACCCTAATATGCTGGACTCTTTTCACAACTACATTGATCAGTTAACCACCTTGGATCCAAACGAGTTGTATATTCAACTGATGGAAGCCGATGAGTCGGGGGGGATGGTTTCATCCGGATTAGGGCTGTTAACCATGATGACCGATTACCTGGCGAAACTGGGCTGGAAGTTTGAGACGATCAATACTGATCCACGAATCATTCTGGTCACTACAATGGTGCAGTTGATGATTTAAGGAGTTTTGATGATGAAACTCGTCACACGGCTATATTGAGGCACTTACAGAATGGAGATCAAAACTCAGGACTATCAGATCTGGTATACCGAGGAAACCAGTACGATCACCTGTCAGGGGCGGCTCCGTCTTGCAGGGCTGGAAGAGTATCAACCCATGATTCAATTTCTGGATGACATCTTAAATTCCCAACCAGCGCTGCTAATTCTGGATCTGGCTGGCCTGGATTTTCTGAATAGTTCGGGTATCAATGTTTTTTTAAAATTTGTACTCAAAGTTCGACAACAGAAAACTACGCAATTAACAGTATTAGGCTCTTCTAAGGTTCCCTGGCAGGGAAAATCATTAAAAAACTTCCAGCGTCTGATGCCCGAATTGAAACTGGAGTTTAAGTAGTGATGCAAAGGTATTTGATTGAAAAACTATATGCAGAAATTGCTGAACTGAAGCAGCAATTATCCATATTGCAGCAAGAAAAATCTGAGTTGGAAACGCTGCTGGAAATTAATACCGAGCATAGTGATGTAGTTCTGGAGACACTGGTACAGGATAAATCTGATTTAGAAATATTCCTGGAAACAACTACGGAGCATTCTGACCTGGTGGAAGCTGAACTGCAAAAAGAAACTGAGCAAGTAGTTTATGAAGGTGAACGGCGATTGTCGCAGTTCCTGGAAGCAGTGCCTGTCGGAGTTACGGTTCTGGATGCCAACGGTAGAACGTACTACGTTAACCAACTGGCGCAGGAATTACTTGGTCGGGGAATTATTCGCGAGGCTGCAACCGAACAATGGACCGAGGTTTATCAACTCTTTATCGCTGGAACCGATACCATTTATCCCCCCGATCGCTTACCCATTATTCGTGCTTTACAGGGAGAGCGGTGTACTGCAGATGATATAGAAATTTATCAAGGCAATCAACGCATTCCCATCGAAGTCTGGGCAACTCCTATTTTTAATGACCAGGAACAGGTGGTGTATGCGATTGCAGCATTTCAAAACATTACTCAGCGTAAACAAACGGAAGCCGAACGATTGCAGCTTTTGCAAGAACTAACAATTAAAAATATGGCTCTGCAACAGGCGAAAGACGAACTGGCCGAGATTAATCGCACTCTGGAAAAGAAGGTTGCAGAACGTACTCAGGAACTCTCCCATACTCTGGAAGTGTTGAGGGCTACTCAAGCTGACCTGATGATTGAGAATGCCTTACTTCGTGCCACTGACCAAACTTTAGCCCATACCTATCAAGTTGGTGGAAGTTTGCCAATTGACGCTCCAACCTATGTGGTTCGTAAGGCCGATCGCGAGCTTTACCGTGCTCTGAAGCAGGGAGAATTCTGTTATATTCTCAATTCCCGACAGATGGGTAAATCGAGTCTGCGAATTCAAATGATGAAGAAGTTGAAGGCAGAGGGGTTTGTTTGTGCGGCGATCGATTTATCGGAGATTGGTAACTGGCAGATCAATATAGAGCAATGGTATGCGGGGTTAATTTACACCCTGGCTAGTAGCTTTAACTTGCGAGCACAGGTTGATGTCCGTGCATGGCTACGGCAGCATGAGTTCTTATCACCCCCTCAGCGATTAAGTACCTTTTGCAAGGAAGTCTTGCTCAGTCATGTTGCTGGTAACATTGTGATTTTTTTTGATGAAATTGATAGCATTTTGGAACTTAATTTTGCGATCGATGATTTCTTTGTTTTACTTCGAGCCTGCTATAACAAACGTGCTGAGCATCCTGCTTATCAACGTCTAAATTTTGTTCTGCTAGGGGTTGCTACACCGGCTCAATTGATTCGAGATAAAAGATATACTCCGTTCAATATTGGCCGAGCAATTCATCTAAATAACTTTCAGTTTCATGAAGCCCAACCATTACTACATGGCATTGCCAACAAGATCAAAAATTCCCAAGCTATCCTTAAAGAAATATTGAATTGGACTGGAGGGCAACCTTTTCTCACCCAAAAGCTGTGTAAGCTAGTTGCTCAGGAAGTAGGGATTGCGGATCGGAGATTAGGGATTGGGAATTGGGAGATGGAAGAACAGGTCCCAAATTCCAAATTTCAGATTCCAGGTTCCACATCTAAGATCCAAGATTCAAAATCCCAAAACCCTGCTTCTGAAGCAGCCTGGATCGAGAATATTGTGCAATCGCGCATTATTGATAATTGGGAGGCTCAGGATGAGCCAGAACATTTGAGAACAATTCGCGATCGCTTATTGGATGATGATCAGCGGGCGATTTTGCGGTTACAGCTTTATCAAAAAATTCTGCATCAGGCTCCCCTTCCTGATGATGGCAGTTTGGAGCAAAAGGAACTTTTGTTATCAGGTCTGGTTGTGAAACGCTCTGGTGTGGAGGCCAGCACGACCTTGGGGCTTGAGGTAGCTAACCCCATTTATCGGCGGATTTTCAACTCTTCTTGGGTGAAGCAACAACTCGATGCTCTGCAGCATACTTTGTCCACGGCCTGAGTTGTGGCACTTTAGCAGCCTTGATTTAGATTACGGGTAGACAGAAGCGGAAGGTGCTGCCCTGACCTAATTCGCTTTCGACATCAATCGAACCCCCCTGTAACTCGACTAAACGACGAGAAATGGCTAAACCAATACCTGTACCACCAGAGGCCCGATCGCGCGATCGATCCGATCGCCAGAACCGCTCAAAAACGTGGGGCAGGTCGGCGGGCGTAATCCCCTGTCCTGTGTCGGTCACTGCAATCCAGACTTTTTTGCCTTCGTTCCAGGCTCGTACCGTAATGGATCCTGCCTGAGTGTAGCGGAGGGCATTGCCCAGCAAATTCATCAGCACTTGCTCCACCCGCTCTGGGTCAGCCAGAACAGGCGGTAAATCTGGTGGGCAATCCAGCTTTAAAACGGGACTGGATTCCAGCAGTTGATCCGAGAATTTATCAACGATCGCTTGCAACAAAGGCTGCAGATCGAGTTCAACCGATCGAATGGGCAAATAGCCCGCTTCCGCCTGAGACAGTTCCTGTAAATCGTTAACCAGGCGGCGCAAACGAGCTGTTTCACGGGCTAATCGTTGATAAATATCGACCGAGGGTTCGATCGTGCCGTCCGCCAACCCTTCCAGATAGCCTTCTACAACCGTCAACGGGGTACGGAGTTCATGAGTGAGATCCCCAATTAACTCCCGCCGCCGTTGCTCAACTCCTTCGAGATCGGCGGCCATGCGGTTAAAGCTCAAGGCTAACTGATTCAATTCAGGAATTTCGCTGCTTGGTAACCGTTCTTCCAGATGACCCGCCGTAATTTTTTGCGTCACCTGTTCCATGTGAATCAGCGGTTCGGTAATCCGTTTTGCCACCAGATAACTCAAGCCTCCCGCTGCTGATGCCCCAACGATGACCGACCAAAAAGCACCCCGGCTCCAGGCCGACTCAAACCCATCCACCAGCTTCTGCCGTACCCGCACCAGGTTCAACCCCCCGATCTCCAGATTTTCCAAATGTAGAACGAATAATCGGGGAGAATATAACCTGCCTACCGTGACCAGGGTACTTAACCCCACAATCATCACAATCAGGTGGGATAGAAATAGTCGTCCCCGCAGTCCGAGTTTACTCATAGGAGGTCATTGGTCATTCGTCATTGTGCGGAGCTACAAGTCGGTAGTGGATAGTGGATAGTGAAAAGTTTTGAGTGTTGAGTGTTAAGTTTTTAACAGGGCATCTGGAGCTATCTATCCACCCATTCACTCTTCTCCCGATCCCTAATCCCTCTCATACTGTATCTTCAAACTTATAGCCCACTCCAATTACCGTTTTAACAAATGTGGGATTAGACGGATCCGGTTCGATTTTTTTGCGAAGGCGGGCAATGTGGGTATCAACGACGCGCTCGTCACCAAAGAAGTTACTGCCCCACAGTTTGTCGATTAATTGCGTGCGGTTCCAGACCCGCCCAGGATAACTCATGAATGTGGAGAGTAAATCAAATTCCAGAGCGGTCAAATCCAGGGATTCAAATTCGTTATTTCCCAGGCAGCGTTGGGCAACCCGTTGATCCACATCGATCTGGAAATGTTGGGTACGGTAGGTGTGGGTTTGTCCGCCCTGTCGCAAACTGCGCCGCAAGAGGGCACGCACCCGTGCTACCAGTTCCTTGGGACTGAAGGGCTTGACCATGTAATCATCTGCCCCGGTGGAGAGGCCAATAATGCGATCGATTTCTTCTCCCCGTGCCGTCAGCATCAAGATATAGGGATCTTTAGGCCCAGGCTGCTGACGAATACGGGCGCATACCTCTAATCCATCCAGTCCAGGAATCATCAAGTCCAGAATGATCAGATCGGGTTTCTGCTCCTGAAAGATCTGGAGAGCCTGATTCCCATCCCGGCAAACCCGGCAGGAGAACCCTTCTTTTTCCATGTAAAGCTGAATTAATTGAGCAATTTCAGCTTCATCTTCAACAATCAAAATTTCCATAAACAGGGAGGGACAAGAGTTAAGAGATAAGAGTTACGAGTTGAGAGTTGGAGAATTTGGGATTTTAGATTTTGGATTTTGGATTGTTCTCTGTCTTCTCCAAATGACGCATGACTAAGGACAGCCCACTATCTACTATCCACTATCCACTACTCACTTTTAACGCTTAACTCTTAACCTTCTCCTCTTACCCAGGGGTGACGCGCCTTCAGGCAACAGGTAGCATGGGATTAAATTTTTGATCGTGGCTCATGGAAACTGGGATGCAGCAGGAGAAGTTGAGGCAGATTGGGGGGCGGTTGCAAAAGCAGTTGAGATTGCATTTACCCCTGTTGCCGCTTCGGGTTCAGTGTGCATTGAAAGAAAATCTGATGGTGTTGGTGCAGCATCCTCCTGGAATTGAGGTTGAGCCTGCCCAGGTATTTGGGATTTTGGAACAGGCACTGGCTGACATACCAGCAGATTGGCTGCCCGATCGCCCGTCTCCAAGCTCTGACCAGAATCCTTTAATCAAGCTGTATTTAAGGGTGGCTGGTCAAGCAAAACCCTACGCGGCTCATGCGTTTTGCTTTTCCTCTACAGCCAATGTCTCAGATCAGCCAGAGGTTCGGTCGTCCTCAGATCAGCCGGAGGTTCGGTCGTCCTCAGAGGATGAGACGATCGTAGAACCTGCGGAGGATGAGACGATCGCAGAACCCGCTGAAGATCGGCCACTGGTTCAACTGGGTGAAATAGCCCCCATTGCTTCGGCTTCTTTATCCCGATCGCAGCGGCAGCCTGGGTTAGTGGTTGTGGGCGATCGTCCTGCTATCTCGCCTGGGCGATCGAGGATGCCAGGAAATCTGCAACCCTGGCTGTTGATTGGGGGAGGATTGGTGGCGGCTGTGTTGCTGGGGGGGAGTTTGTATGCTCTCACACGGCCCTGTGTAGTGGGTGCCTGCCAACCATTGCAAACGGCTCAAACCCTGACCCAGCAATCTGCTCAACTCTTGCAGGGAAATCCATCGGAGCAGGCCGCACAACAGGCCAGACAGCAATTAACGGAAGCGCAACGGTTGGTTAGTGAAATTCCTCCGTGGTCGGGATCCTATGGGGAAGCACAAGCGGTGAAACAATCCTTGGATCAGATTCTCAGCGCGGAAAGCAAGGCTGAAATGGCAACTCGGAAGGGACAGGTAACGGCTCAATCGGTGCCTGACTGGCAGGTGGTGGAATCTCTCTGGCGAGAGGCGATCGCTCCCCTGGAATCTGTGGCTCAAACCAGTCCTCTTCACCCCTATGCACAACAGCGGTTAACAGCTTACCGGGCGAATCTGAAATGGAGCGAACAACGAATTGCCACGGAACAGGAGGCTCGCAAACGACTACTGACAGCCAAGCAAACCGTAGGTTTGGCGGAAGCACGGCAAAATACAGCCAGGGAACTTCAGGATTGGCAAATTGCTCAATCAACCTGGCTAGTGACTATGAATGCGCTGAAGCAAATTCCGGAGGGGACCACCAGCTATATCGAAGCGCAGCAACTGATGCAGAATTATCAGCCGAAGTTGGTCGCCACCCGCGATCGGCTTACCCAGGAACAGTTAGCAGCCAAAGCCTACACGCAGGCCGTTCAGTCAGAACAACAGGCCAAAGCATGGCAACAGAAAAATCAATGGTCTCAGGCGGCAGCATCCTGGCAGAGCGTCCTCAATTATGCGGGCCAGGTGCCGGAGGAGACTTCTGTTTCCAGTCAGGCCCAAACGCTCGCGGCCAATGCGGCAAGCGCTCTAAAACAGGCCCAAACCGTGGTTAAAGTTCGCGGTGATCTGGATCGAATTTGTTTTGCTTCCGGCAAGATTTGCGACTACAC from Leptodesmis sichuanensis A121 includes:
- a CDS encoding DUF6272 family protein; protein product: MNQVFGDFSEDLPVSQEGLTIAFSPISLPLKQRWQTNGLSADFMADYFAVFFPGNNSSVTESDTAEVKSAVSFIANELIENAMKFNDERSPYPISISLRMHSDRLVFQATNSVNPNMLDSFHNYIDQLTTLDPNELYIQLMEADESGGMVSSGLGLLTMMTDYLAKLGWKFETINTDPRIILVTTMVQLMI
- a CDS encoding slr1659 superfamily regulator, which produces MEIKTQDYQIWYTEETSTITCQGRLRLAGLEEYQPMIQFLDDILNSQPALLILDLAGLDFLNSSGINVFLKFVLKVRQQKTTQLTVLGSSKVPWQGKSLKNFQRLMPELKLEFK
- a CDS encoding AAA-like domain-containing protein — encoded protein: MQRYLIEKLYAEIAELKQQLSILQQEKSELETLLEINTEHSDVVLETLVQDKSDLEIFLETTTEHSDLVEAELQKETEQVVYEGERRLSQFLEAVPVGVTVLDANGRTYYVNQLAQELLGRGIIREAATEQWTEVYQLFIAGTDTIYPPDRLPIIRALQGERCTADDIEIYQGNQRIPIEVWATPIFNDQEQVVYAIAAFQNITQRKQTEAERLQLLQELTIKNMALQQAKDELAEINRTLEKKVAERTQELSHTLEVLRATQADLMIENALLRATDQTLAHTYQVGGSLPIDAPTYVVRKADRELYRALKQGEFCYILNSRQMGKSSLRIQMMKKLKAEGFVCAAIDLSEIGNWQINIEQWYAGLIYTLASSFNLRAQVDVRAWLRQHEFLSPPQRLSTFCKEVLLSHVAGNIVIFFDEIDSILELNFAIDDFFVLLRACYNKRAEHPAYQRLNFVLLGVATPAQLIRDKRYTPFNIGRAIHLNNFQFHEAQPLLHGIANKIKNSQAILKEILNWTGGQPFLTQKLCKLVAQEVGIADRRLGIGNWEMEEQVPNSKFQIPGSTSKIQDSKSQNPASEAAWIENIVQSRIIDNWEAQDEPEHLRTIRDRLLDDDQRAILRLQLYQKILHQAPLPDDGSLEQKELLLSGLVVKRSGVEASTTLGLEVANPIYRRIFNSSWVKQQLDALQHTLSTA
- a CDS encoding sensor histidine kinase yields the protein MSKLGLRGRLFLSHLIVMIVGLSTLVTVGRLYSPRLFVLHLENLEIGGLNLVRVRQKLVDGFESAWSRGAFWSVIVGASAAGGLSYLVAKRITEPLIHMEQVTQKITAGHLEERLPSSEIPELNQLALSFNRMAADLEGVEQRRRELIGDLTHELRTPLTVVEGYLEGLADGTIEPSVDIYQRLARETARLRRLVNDLQELSQAEAGYLPIRSVELDLQPLLQAIVDKFSDQLLESSPVLKLDCPPDLPPVLADPERVEQVLMNLLGNALRYTQAGSITVRAWNEGKKVWIAVTDTGQGITPADLPHVFERFWRSDRSRDRASGGTGIGLAISRRLVELQGGSIDVESELGQGSTFRFCLPVI
- a CDS encoding response regulator transcription factor encodes the protein MEILIVEDEAEIAQLIQLYMEKEGFSCRVCRDGNQALQIFQEQKPDLIILDLMIPGLDGLEVCARIRQQPGPKDPYILMLTARGEEIDRIIGLSTGADDYMVKPFSPKELVARVRALLRRSLRQGGQTHTYRTQHFQIDVDQRVAQRCLGNNEFESLDLTALEFDLLSTFMSYPGRVWNRTQLIDKLWGSNFFGDERVVDTHIARLRKKIEPDPSNPTFVKTVIGVGYKFEDTV